Proteins from one Falco naumanni isolate bFalNau1 chromosome 10, bFalNau1.pat, whole genome shotgun sequence genomic window:
- the LOC121095192 gene encoding olfactory receptor 1019-like has product MAGGNHSSVTEFVLLGFTDLQELLFVIFLLIYVTTLVGNLGMIVLVKTNSQLHTPMYFFLSHLSFLDICYSSSITPKLLLGLLAERNIISFSGCITQFFFFAVFGTTEAVLLAVMAYDRYVAICEPLHYLAAVSHGLCVQLVVGSYAAGSLNAFVHTSALLRLSFCGPNLINHFYCEIPPLLLISCSDTWLNKMVMAACIGFIITTSVLAIVASYSCILQTIWSICSAEGRHKAWSTCTSHFMAVALFYGSAAFLYFQPFSRHAEDQGKTASIFYTVVTPMLNPFIYSLRNKELRSTLRRAMRTLLSCIYSHRSCCN; this is encoded by the coding sequence ATGGCTGGGGGAAACCACTCGAGTGTGACTGAGTTTGTCCTCTTGGGCTTCACTGACCTGCAGGAGTTgctctttgtgatttttttactcATCTATGTCACCACGCTGGTGGGGAACCTGGGGATGATTGTCCTTGTCAAGACCAACTCTCAGCTTCACACGCCCATGTACTTCTTCCTCAGCCACCTCTCTTTCCTGGACATCTGCTATTCTTCATCCATCACACCGAAGCTCCTGCTGGGCCTCCTTGCAGagagaaatataatttctttcagtgGCTGCATcacacagtttttcttctttgcagtaTTTGGCACCACAGAAGCCGTCCTTCTGGCCGTCATGGCATACGATCGCTACGTGGCCATCTGTGAGCCTCTGCACTACCTGGCTGCCGTGTCCCATGGGCTCTGCGTCCAGCTGGTGGTGGGCTCCTACGCTGCTGGGAGCCTGAATGCCTTTGTGCACACCAGCGCTCTCCTCCGTCTCTCTTTCTGTGGCCCAAACCTCATCAATCATTTCTACTGTGAAATCCCACCACTCCTGCTAATCTCGTGCTCTGACACCTGGCTCAACAAGATGGTGATGGCCGCATGCATTGGCTTCATCATAACAACCTCGGTCTTGGCCATTGTTGCTTCCTATTCCTGCATCCTGCAGACCATCTGGAGCATCTGCTCGGCAGAGGGCAGGCACAAAGCCTGGTCCACCTGCACCTCCCACTTCATGGCTGTTGCTCTCTTCTACGgctctgcagctttcttgtATTTCCAGCCTTTCTCCAGACATGCAGAAGATCAAGGGAAAACAGCCTCCATCTTCTACACAGTGGTGACCCCCATGCTCAACCCTTTCATCTACAGCCTGAGGAACAAGGAGTTGAGGAGCACCCTCAGAAGAGCTATGAGGACGCTCCTCTCCTGCATCTATTCCCACAGGTCCTGCTGTAACTGA
- the LOC121095189 gene encoding olfactory receptor 5AR1-like has protein sequence MLILWFSASLLSYSTGVTMTVKGNCTPSAEFVLSGFSTQGNVQAVLFMVFLVIYLITLLGNLGMLVLIRLDAQLHTPMYFFLSSLSFLDICYSSSITPRLLSDLLAERKVISYSACLLQFFFFAVFATTECYLLAAMAYDRYVAICSPLLYASSMSSRVCASLVAGSYLAGIMNATIHTGLALRLSFCGSNTINHFYCEGPPLYAISCTEPTINEMMMFVVVGFNLFVTSLTILISYTYILATILRVRSAAGKHKAFSTCASHLTAVTLFYGSALSMYSRPSSRHSQDLDKVASVFYTVVTPMLNPLIYSLRNQDVKDVLRRVMEKKHPSDR, from the coding sequence ATGCTGATTCTGTGGTTCTCTGCATCTCTGCTTTCCTACAGCACCGGTGTTACGATGACGGTGAAAGGAAATTGCACCCCCAGCGCTGAATTTGTTCTCTCGGGGTTCTCAACACAAGGGAATGTCCAGGCTGTCCTCTTCATGGTCTTCTTGGTGATCTACTTGATCACTCTGCTGGGGAATCTGGGGATGCTCGTGCTGATCAGGCTGGATGCCCAGCTTCACACCCCCATGTACTTCTTCCTGAGCAGCCTGTCCTTCCTGGACATCTGCTATTCCTCCTCAATCACCCCCAGACTGCTCTCAGATCTCCTAGCAGAGAGGAAGGTCATTTCTTACTCGGCATGCCtcctacaattttttttctttgctgtctttgcCACCACTGAGTGCTACCTCTTGGCTGCCATGGCATATGACCGCTACGTGGCCATCTGCAGCCCGCTGCTCTACGCCAGCTCCATGTCCAGCAGAGTCTGTGCATCACTGGTAGCTGGCTCGTACCTTGCTGGGATCATGAACGCCACTATCCACACGGGGCTGGCACTGCGGCTGTCCTTCTGTGGGTCCAACACCATCAACCACTTCTACTGTGAGGGGCCCCCGCTTTATGCCATCTCTTGCACGGAGCCCACCATCAATGAGATGATGATGTTCGTTGTGGTTGGCTTCAATCTGTTTGTCACCAGCCTGACCATCCTCATCTCCTACACCTACATTCTGGCCACTATCCTGAGAGTGCGCTCGGCTGCAGGGAAACACAAAGCCTTCTCCACGTGTGCATCCCACCTGACTGCCGTGACCCTCTTCTATGGATCTGCTTTGTCCATGTACTCGCGACCCAGCTCCAGGCACTCCCAGGACCTTGACAAAGTGGCCTCTGTGTTTTACACGGTGGTGACCCCCATGCTGAACCCCCTCATCTACAGCCTGAGGAACCAGGACGTGAAGGATGTGCTGAGGAGAGTGATGGAGAAGAAACATCCCTCTGACAGATAG